From the Cryptomeria japonica chromosome 2, Sugi_1.0, whole genome shotgun sequence genome, one window contains:
- the LOC131026909 gene encoding S-adenosylmethionine decarboxylase proenzyme 3, translating to MAGGGVGGTEAVPFEGFEKRLEMEFEFMAEAEAWKGKSLGLRGLSVADLRAILREAQCSIVAGLSNALFDSYVLSESSLFIYPLKVVIKTCGSTQLLKAIPPLLSHATQMWLSVRGCRYSRGSFLFSAAQPFPHGSFAEEVEFLDRHFPTLATKASYVMGNDNESTNMRWHVYSAVRKDEESLRPNYTVEVCMRDLDKGAAAHFFNKTSNEMTEASGIDTLLGNCEICDFAFNPCGYSMNTTERGGAGYSTIHVTPEEGYSYASFELMDYDLTTLNMQHLLNRVAAIFNPSTFSISLYTNRRIQSIHSLSPRPTNYQCQSSTRRQLPAGGLQVFHTFTKQNDTNCSAHKVPLPLFPKEIGTEAEAEEDAEEGSLKGINKNICYRIQCCGMDAASLQADAISSSAAAAVDIGRKY from the coding sequence ATGGCTGGTGGAGGAGTTGGGGGAACAGAGGCCGTGCCTTTTGAAGGGTTCGAGAAGAGGCTGGAAATGGAGTTCGAATTCATGGCAGAAGCAGAGGCATGGAAGGGCAAATCATTAGGGCTCAGAGGTCTGAGTGTGGCAGACTTGAGGGCAATTCTGAGGGAGGCCCAGTGCAGCATAGTGGCTGGGCTGAGCAATGCCCTGTTCGACTCATATGTTCTGTCGGAATCAAGCTTGTTCATATACCCATTGAAAGTGGTGATAAAGACATGCGGCAGCACACAGCTCCTGAAAGCAATCCCTCCGCTTCTGTCCCATGCAACCCAGATGTGGTTGAGCGTGAGAGGATGCAGATACAGCCGAGGGAGCTTCCTTTTCTCCGCCGCTCAGCCCTTCCCTCACGGCAGCTTCGCTGAGGAAGTCGAATTCCTGGACCGCCACTTCCCCACGCTCGCCACCAAAGCATCCTATGTAATGGGCAACGACAATGAGTCGACGAACATGAGATGGCATGTCTATAGTGCAGTGAGAAAGGATGAGGAGTCTCTTCGTCCGAACTACACAGTGGAAGTATGCATGAGGGATCTTGACAAAGGGGCAGCTGCCCATTTCTTCAACAAGACCTCAAATGAGATGACAGAGGCGTCAGGCATTGATACTCTGCTTGGAAACTGTGAAATTTGTGATTTCGCCTTTAACCCATGTGGGTACTCCATGAACACCACAGAAAGAGGCGGCGCTGGCTATTCGACCATCCATGTCACTCCCGAGGAGGGTTACAGCTATGCCAGTTTTGAACTCATGGATTACGACCTAACCACTCTGAATATGCAACACCTCTTGAACCGGGTTGCCGCCATTTTCAATCCTTCCACTTTCTCCATCTCTCTGTACACAAACCGCCGCATTCAATCCATTCACTCACTTTCCCCTCGCCCTACCAATTACCAATGCCAATCCTCTACCCGCCGCCAACTTCCTGCTGGTGGGCTGCAAGTTTTTCACACATTCACCAAGCAAAACGACACAAATTGCAGTGCCCACAAAGTCCCCCTGCCACTGTTTCCCAAGGAGATCGGgacagaggcagaggcagaggaagatGCAGAGGAGGGCAGTTTGAAGGGCATAAATAAGAACATATGCTATCGAATACAGTGCTGCGGAATGGATGCTGCTTCCCTGCAGGCAGATGCAATATCTTCTTCTGCGGCGGCTGCTGTGGACATAGGAAGAAAGTATTGA